In Collimonas arenae, a single genomic region encodes these proteins:
- a CDS encoding ATP-binding cassette domain-containing protein, translating into MQIDPVENAELEAAAQLGAPGACGIGVRVQSVSKAYGGREVLKTLNVDIAAGEFVAIVGRSGCGKSTLLRLIAGLEQTSNGSIGFGAEEPEIRIIFQDSRLLPWKRVLSNVGLGLPRASQASVKALAQVGLEDRAHEWPAVLSGGQRQRVALARALVHEPELLLLDEPLGALDALTRIEMQQLIESLWKARGFTAVLVTHDVQEAIALADRVLLIEDGEITLDERISLPRPRARGNLAFAQLEERILARVLKHPAPGLDSALGDISLQRTVNQVGWAI; encoded by the coding sequence ATGCAAATTGATCCTGTTGAAAATGCCGAGCTGGAAGCTGCCGCGCAACTTGGTGCGCCAGGCGCGTGCGGCATAGGCGTCAGAGTGCAATCCGTCTCTAAAGCGTATGGCGGCAGGGAAGTATTGAAGACCTTGAATGTCGATATCGCCGCTGGCGAATTCGTCGCCATCGTGGGACGCAGCGGTTGCGGCAAAAGCACCTTGTTGCGCCTGATCGCCGGTTTGGAGCAAACCAGCAACGGCAGCATCGGTTTCGGCGCGGAAGAGCCAGAGATTCGCATCATATTCCAGGATTCGCGTTTGCTGCCGTGGAAGCGGGTATTGAGCAACGTCGGCCTCGGTCTGCCGCGCGCTTCGCAGGCTTCAGTCAAGGCCTTGGCGCAGGTCGGGCTGGAAGACCGCGCTCATGAATGGCCGGCGGTGCTTTCCGGCGGCCAGCGGCAGCGGGTGGCGCTGGCGCGGGCGTTGGTGCATGAGCCGGAATTGTTATTGCTGGACGAGCCGCTGGGCGCGCTGGACGCCTTGACGCGTATAGAGATGCAGCAACTGATCGAATCGTTGTGGAAGGCGCGTGGCTTTACCGCGGTGCTGGTGACGCATGACGTGCAAGAGGCGATTGCCTTGGCAGATCGGGTGTTGCTGATCGAAGACGGCGAAATCACGTTGGATGAACGGATCAGCCTGCCGCGTCCCCGGGCGCGCGGCAACCTGGCTTTTGCGCAGCTGGAAGAAAGAATACTGGCGCGCGTATTGAAACATCCGGCGCCAGGGCTGGATTCCGCACTGGGCGATATTTCGCTGCAGCGCACGGTGAACCAGGTCGGCTGGGCTATTTAA
- a CDS encoding TOBE domain-containing protein, whose product MSIQAINVRNQFRGKIHSITEDDVLSALDIETPSGIVSSVITTRSVRDLGLVVGSEVIALVKATEVSIAKL is encoded by the coding sequence ATGAGCATCCAGGCAATTAATGTCCGCAACCAGTTCCGCGGCAAGATACACAGCATTACCGAGGATGACGTGTTATCCGCGCTAGATATCGAAACTCCGTCCGGCATCGTGTCGTCGGTGATTACCACGCGCTCGGTGCGGGATCTGGGGCTGGTGGTCGGGTCCGAGGTGATTGCGTTGGTAAAAGCCACCGAAGTGTCGATCGCCAAGCTTTAA
- a CDS encoding TOBE domain-containing protein, which translates to MTIQAINVRNQFKGKIKAIIEGIVVSEVDVETPAGIVTSVITTRSVKDLGLVIGTEVVALVKATEVSIAKI; encoded by the coding sequence ATGACTATCCAAGCCATCAATGTACGTAACCAGTTCAAGGGCAAGATCAAGGCCATCATCGAAGGCATAGTGGTGTCGGAAGTCGACGTCGAGACGCCGGCCGGTATCGTAACCTCTGTGATCACCACCCGTTCCGTCAAGGATCTGGGGCTGGTGATCGGTACGGAAGTGGTTGCGTTGGTGAAGGCCACCGAAGTGTCGATCGCCAAGATCTGA
- a CDS encoding RBBP9/YdeN family alpha/beta hydrolase yields MATLSSFRVLVVPGLYNSSPQHWQSRWQRLYPNFERVEQERWDAPVLDVWSGRLQEQLRRSEQPVLAIAHSFGCLTTIHSALNDAPNLAGALLVAPADPDKFDVSAAVHGRLPVPAIVVGSLNDPWMESGRSRHWAKIWGAEFIDAGALGHINAESNLGDWLYGQSLLQRLVALSAEPRRDAGRALPIATR; encoded by the coding sequence ATGGCGACACTGTCATCGTTTCGTGTCCTGGTGGTGCCGGGGCTGTATAACAGCAGCCCGCAGCATTGGCAATCGCGGTGGCAGCGTCTGTATCCGAACTTTGAACGGGTCGAGCAGGAACGCTGGGATGCGCCGGTGCTGGACGTCTGGTCCGGGCGTCTGCAAGAACAGTTGCGGCGCTCGGAGCAACCGGTCCTGGCGATAGCGCACAGTTTCGGCTGCCTGACGACCATACACAGCGCTTTGAACGATGCGCCGAACCTGGCAGGCGCATTGCTGGTGGCGCCGGCCGATCCGGATAAGTTCGACGTCAGCGCAGCGGTCCACGGGCGCCTGCCTGTGCCGGCGATCGTGGTCGGCAGCCTCAACGACCCGTGGATGGAAAGCGGTCGTTCCCGTCATTGGGCAAAAATCTGGGGCGCCGAATTCATTGATGCCGGAGCCCTTGGCCACATCAACGCCGAATCCAATCTGGGCGACTGGCTTTACGGCCAGTCTTTATTGCAACGCCTGGTGGCTTTGTCTGCCGAACCCAGGCGCGATGCCGGCCGCGCGCTTCCTATCGCCACGCGTTAG
- a CDS encoding allantoate amidohydrolase — translation MQRNSELWNGSGDQIMAWADDLAQHSDAPDMFTRTYLTAAHHAAAAQLAEWMCAAGMSVRRDMAGNVIGRYDGLTADAPALLTGSHFDSVRNGGKYDGNLGILLPLACVQQWHAAGKRFPFALEIIGFAEEEGVRFKATLLGSRAAAGTFDMSVLDNLDEGGQSMRDVMAASGFHASGLGKAAYAPETVLAFVEVHIEQGPVLLNEGLPLGVVTAISGASRFMVEVEGLAGHAGTVPMEMRRDAAMAAAEIGLYIEQRCHGTRGLVGTVGQFNVPNGAANVVPGKAVFSIDIRAEQDEIRLAAVTDVLKQIEQIAARRHVAIQTRKTHEASSVPCAPWLQQQLASAIEESALPVRHLPSGAGHDAMAMAAITDVAMLFVRCGNGGISHHPDEIMTAADAALGAQAFSHFVENFKN, via the coding sequence ATGCAGCGAAATAGCGAATTGTGGAACGGAAGCGGGGACCAGATCATGGCCTGGGCGGACGATCTGGCGCAGCACAGCGACGCCCCGGACATGTTCACCCGCACCTACCTGACCGCAGCGCACCATGCGGCGGCGGCGCAACTGGCGGAATGGATGTGTGCTGCCGGCATGAGCGTGCGGCGCGACATGGCCGGCAATGTGATCGGCCGCTATGACGGCCTGACCGCAGACGCGCCTGCCTTGCTGACCGGCTCGCATTTCGATTCGGTGCGCAATGGCGGCAAATACGATGGCAACCTCGGCATCCTGCTGCCGCTGGCCTGCGTCCAGCAATGGCATGCGGCCGGCAAACGCTTTCCGTTCGCGCTTGAAATCATCGGTTTCGCCGAGGAAGAAGGCGTACGCTTCAAAGCTACCCTGCTCGGCAGCCGCGCCGCCGCCGGTACGTTCGACATGAGCGTGCTGGACAACCTGGATGAAGGCGGACAAAGCATGCGCGACGTCATGGCGGCCTCTGGCTTCCATGCAAGCGGACTGGGCAAAGCCGCCTATGCGCCGGAAACCGTGCTGGCGTTTGTTGAAGTGCATATCGAGCAAGGCCCGGTGTTACTGAACGAGGGGCTGCCGCTGGGCGTGGTGACCGCTATCTCGGGCGCATCGCGGTTCATGGTCGAGGTTGAGGGCCTAGCCGGCCATGCCGGCACTGTGCCGATGGAGATGCGGCGCGATGCTGCCATGGCCGCCGCCGAAATCGGCCTGTATATAGAACAGCGCTGCCACGGTACGCGCGGGCTGGTCGGCACGGTCGGCCAGTTCAATGTGCCGAACGGCGCCGCCAATGTGGTGCCAGGCAAGGCCGTCTTCTCGATCGATATCCGCGCTGAACAAGATGAAATCCGCCTGGCCGCAGTCACCGATGTGCTGAAACAGATCGAACAGATTGCCGCACGCCGCCATGTGGCGATCCAAACCCGCAAGACTCATGAGGCGTCTAGCGTGCCGTGCGCGCCCTGGTTGCAGCAGCAACTGGCCAGCGCCATCGAAGAAAGCGCCCTGCCGGTGCGCCACCTGCCCTCTGGTGCCGGCCACGACGCCATGGCGATGGCGGCCATCACCGACGTCGCGATGCTGTTCGTCCGATGCGGCAACGGCGGTATCAGCCACCACCCGGATGAAATCATGACTGCTGCCGACGCCGCGCTCGGCGCCCAGGCATTCAGCCACTTTGTTGAAAATTTTAAAAACTGA
- a CDS encoding HAL/PAL/TAL family ammonia-lyase — protein sequence MTTTNITIDGFNLTAQQVVDVARAPHLPVTLAESSRAALKESRDYIESTWMHDEAPMMYSFNTGVGLLKDTRIKVEHIELFQTQLIKAHCAGIGEPFSEEVSRATMLLRANAFASNYSAPRVEVVDRLLAFLNAGIHPIMPQKGSVGASGDLAPLSYLAAAIAGFDEAEVMYQGQRMSAPEAITKAGVGPVKFDLKAKDASALINGCTASLAVAVLVAHDSRNLLSDACLSLGLTLEAMRAEMAAFDHRIQQARPHAGQIKTAAIIRKLLSGSTRTTHEARAVQFPEESRRTDIPYSSRIQDVYSLRCSPQVYGPVFDALDYIDNIVDKEINSATDNPLIFDKEGGGFEIISGGNFHGQYLAQAMDLLAMAITDLGSICERRIARLIDPTLSWGLPRNLMSGVRGVNTGYPVVQCSMSSLVMENRTLCMPGSVDSIPAKGNSEDHVSNSTWCARKAATVVANTQYIIGVEMLLAAQALTMTEDLLPGFVLGEGTQAAYQEIRSQIPACLDGDRWFHNDIAVAQSFVVSGSVRAAVVKKIGEFA from the coding sequence ATGACAACTACAAACATCACCATCGACGGTTTCAACCTGACTGCACAGCAAGTAGTCGACGTCGCCCGCGCTCCGCACCTGCCGGTGACGCTAGCCGAGTCGTCGCGCGCCGCCCTGAAAGAAAGCCGCGACTATATTGAATCGACCTGGATGCACGACGAAGCGCCGATGATGTACAGCTTCAACACCGGCGTCGGCCTGCTGAAAGATACCCGCATCAAGGTCGAACATATCGAACTGTTCCAGACCCAGCTGATCAAGGCCCATTGCGCCGGTATCGGCGAGCCGTTCTCGGAAGAAGTCAGCCGCGCCACCATGCTGCTGCGCGCCAACGCCTTCGCCAGCAATTATTCGGCGCCGCGGGTGGAAGTGGTCGACCGTCTACTGGCCTTCCTGAACGCCGGCATCCATCCGATCATGCCGCAAAAGGGGTCGGTCGGCGCCTCCGGCGACCTGGCGCCTTTGTCCTATCTGGCTGCCGCGATTGCCGGTTTCGATGAAGCCGAAGTCATGTACCAAGGCCAACGCATGAGCGCGCCTGAGGCGATCACCAAGGCCGGCGTCGGTCCGGTCAAGTTCGATCTCAAGGCCAAGGATGCATCGGCCCTGATCAATGGCTGTACCGCGTCGCTGGCGGTGGCTGTGCTGGTAGCGCACGATTCGCGCAACCTGCTGAGCGATGCCTGTTTGTCGCTGGGCCTGACGCTGGAAGCGATGCGCGCTGAAATGGCCGCCTTCGACCACCGTATCCAGCAAGCCCGTCCGCATGCCGGCCAGATCAAGACTGCCGCCATCATCCGCAAGCTGCTCTCCGGTTCGACCCGCACCACGCATGAAGCGCGCGCGGTACAGTTTCCGGAAGAATCGCGCCGTACCGATATCCCGTACAGCTCGCGCATCCAGGACGTGTATTCGCTGCGCTGCTCGCCGCAAGTCTACGGCCCGGTGTTCGATGCGCTTGATTACATCGACAACATCGTCGACAAGGAAATCAACTCGGCCACCGACAATCCGCTGATCTTTGACAAAGAAGGCGGCGGCTTTGAAATCATCTCCGGCGGTAACTTCCACGGCCAGTACCTGGCGCAGGCAATGGATCTGCTGGCGATGGCGATCACCGACCTCGGCAGCATTTGCGAACGGCGCATCGCCCGCCTGATCGACCCGACCTTGTCATGGGGCTTGCCACGCAACCTGATGAGCGGCGTGCGCGGCGTCAACACCGGTTATCCGGTGGTGCAATGTTCGATGAGTTCGCTGGTGATGGAAAACCGCACCCTATGCATGCCGGGCAGCGTCGACAGCATTCCGGCCAAGGGCAACAGCGAAGACCACGTCTCCAACTCGACCTGGTGCGCACGCAAGGCGGCCACTGTGGTGGCCAACACGCAATACATCATCGGCGTGGAAATGCTGCTGGCGGCGCAGGCGCTGACCATGACGGAAGATCTGCTGCCAGGCTTCGTGCTGGGCGAAGGCACGCAGGCGGCCTATCAGGAAATCCGCAGCCAGATTCCAGCTTGCCTGGATGGCGACCGCTGGTTCCACAACGATATCGCGGTGGCGCAATCGTTCGTGGTCAGCGGTTCGGTGCGTGCAGCCGTGGTCAAGAAGATCGGCGAATTTGCCTGA
- a CDS encoding C4-dicarboxylate transporter DctA: MRRFFKSLFGQVLVALVIGIAVGVLFPKFGESLKPLGDGFIKLVKMIIPMIVFCVVVHGIYGAGELKKVGRVGLKALIYFEVVTTIALVLGLLLAFVFHPGVGMNIDASTLDAKALSSYVETAKQVKGAGFADFVMQIIPNTVVSAFTSGDVLQVLLFSIIFGSALSLIGEKAAPIVTIVHSMSEAFFKCMSFIIRLAPLGVFGAIAFTVGKYGVSSLQQLGFLVLLYFFAVVIFVFAILGTILRLAGFSIFKLIKYLRAELLVVLATASSDSVLPQIMRKLEYMGIKGSTVGLVIPTGYSFNLDAFSIYLTLAAVFIAQATNTPLAITDLLAILAVALITSKGAHGVPGSAIVILAATLSAIPAIPVVGLVLVLSIDWFMGIARALGNLLGNCVATVVVAVWEKDIDRARAHAVLNGARPPVEDDLPDVLHIPGDSRPA, encoded by the coding sequence GTGCGGCGCTTTTTTAAATCACTGTTTGGCCAGGTGCTGGTGGCACTTGTGATAGGTATTGCGGTTGGGGTGTTGTTCCCCAAATTTGGAGAGAGCTTGAAGCCGTTGGGGGATGGCTTTATCAAGCTGGTCAAGATGATCATTCCGATGATCGTGTTCTGCGTGGTGGTGCACGGAATCTACGGTGCGGGCGAGTTGAAGAAGGTCGGGCGGGTCGGTTTGAAGGCGTTGATCTATTTTGAAGTGGTTACTACCATCGCCCTGGTGCTGGGCCTGTTGCTGGCGTTTGTGTTCCATCCCGGGGTCGGCATGAATATCGACGCCAGCACCTTGGACGCCAAGGCCTTGTCCAGCTACGTTGAGACTGCCAAGCAGGTCAAGGGCGCCGGTTTTGCCGACTTTGTCATGCAAATCATTCCTAACACCGTGGTCAGCGCTTTCACTTCCGGCGATGTGCTGCAAGTGCTGCTGTTCTCCATTATTTTCGGTTCGGCCCTGTCGCTGATCGGTGAAAAGGCGGCGCCTATCGTCACTATCGTGCACAGCATGTCGGAGGCATTTTTCAAATGCATGTCCTTCATCATCCGTCTGGCGCCGCTGGGCGTGTTCGGTGCGATTGCCTTTACGGTCGGCAAATACGGCGTCAGCTCGCTGCAACAACTAGGTTTCCTGGTGCTGCTGTATTTCTTTGCTGTGGTGATCTTTGTCTTTGCGATTCTTGGTACGATTTTGCGCCTCGCCGGTTTCAGCATCTTCAAGCTGATCAAATATCTGCGCGCTGAATTGTTGGTGGTGCTGGCGACTGCCTCGTCGGACAGCGTATTGCCGCAAATCATGCGCAAGCTGGAATACATGGGTATCAAGGGTTCGACCGTCGGCCTGGTGATTCCGACCGGCTATTCCTTCAACCTCGATGCCTTCTCCATTTACCTGACCCTGGCTGCGGTATTCATCGCGCAAGCAACCAATACGCCACTGGCGATTACCGACTTGCTGGCGATCCTGGCAGTGGCCTTGATTACCTCCAAGGGAGCGCATGGCGTGCCGGGTTCGGCCATCGTGATCCTGGCGGCTACCTTGTCCGCCATTCCGGCGATCCCGGTGGTGGGTCTGGTGCTGGTGTTGTCGATCGACTGGTTCATGGGGATTGCCCGCGCGCTCGGCAATCTGCTTGGCAATTGCGTGGCGACCGTGGTGGTGGCGGTGTGGGAAAAGGATATCGACCGCGCTCGCGCCCATGCCGTATTGAACGGCGCACGGCCGCCGGTGGAGGATGACTTGCCGGATGTGCTGCACATACCGGGCGACAGCCGGCCGGCGTAA
- a CDS encoding EAL domain-containing protein: MTFPALEQYLARLHNASHGTTHDAVRSDCRVWLDADGRAQGRYFNTTLTSVFQPVRQIDALARKGAIIGYEGFAHSYSSSDNGLYLWKLLDHAASDDESIELDRLCRMLHSINFYRQEQAQAGDLYLSVHARLLAAVDSNHGMAFRRILNLLELPHEKIVLQLPTITENQGWLLNYVLDNYRRNNFRLAVNADDVTQAASLLERVRPDVIKIDARGVTHDEQTTRFLEVCTARGIQVIFKRLEKARDLETLQQLARIAVLPLHAQGFLWDLPQAALHAFTTSEVPDDGLPAATLDTERS, from the coding sequence ATGACCTTTCCTGCTCTGGAGCAATATCTCGCCCGTCTGCACAATGCCAGCCACGGCACCACTCACGATGCGGTCCGCAGCGATTGCCGGGTCTGGCTGGATGCCGACGGCCGAGCCCAGGGGCGTTATTTCAATACCACGCTGACGAGCGTGTTCCAGCCCGTGCGACAGATAGATGCGCTGGCCCGCAAGGGCGCGATCATCGGCTATGAAGGGTTTGCGCACAGTTACTCATCCAGCGACAACGGCCTGTATTTATGGAAATTGCTGGATCATGCCGCCAGCGATGACGAGTCGATCGAACTGGACCGGCTATGCCGGATGCTGCACTCGATCAATTTCTATCGGCAGGAACAGGCGCAGGCTGGCGACTTGTATCTGAGCGTGCATGCGCGTTTGCTGGCGGCGGTCGACAGCAACCATGGCATGGCGTTTCGGCGTATCCTGAATCTGCTGGAGCTGCCGCATGAAAAAATTGTGCTGCAACTGCCGACCATCACCGAAAACCAGGGCTGGCTGCTGAATTATGTGCTGGACAATTACCGGCGCAACAATTTCCGGCTGGCGGTGAATGCCGACGATGTGACTCAAGCCGCAAGTCTGCTGGAAAGGGTAAGGCCGGACGTGATCAAGATCGATGCGCGCGGCGTCACCCATGATGAGCAGACAACGCGCTTTCTGGAAGTTTGCACGGCACGCGGCATACAGGTGATTTTCAAGCGTCTTGAAAAAGCGCGCGACCTGGAAACTTTGCAGCAACTGGCAAGAATCGCAGTGTTGCCCCTGCATGCGCAGGGCTTTCTGTGGGATTTGCCGCAGGCAGCGTTGCACGCCTTTACCACATCTGAAGTGCCGGACGACGGATTGCCAGCCGCAACGCTGGATACGGAAAGGAGCTGA
- the ssuD gene encoding FMNH2-dependent alkanesulfonate monooxygenase, translating to MNVFWFIPTHGDSRYLGTSQGARPVNFDYMKQIAVAADTLGYDGVLLPTGRSCEDAWVVASSLLGFTQRLKFLVAIRPGLSAPGLAIRMASTFDRLSNGRLLINVVTGGDQAELEADGLFAEHAERYEISSEFLKVWRGALSGEGGEGGYNFIGKHIKVKGAKTLYPPIQKPYPPLYFGGSSEPAHELAAEQVDVYLTWGEPPAAVAEKIADIRARAAKHGRTVRFGIRLHVIVRETSQAAWAAAEELISHVDDDVIARAQAAFSKMDSEGQRRMAALHGGRRDKLEVSPNLWAGVGLVRGGAGTALVGDAETVAARMQEYADLGIDTFILSGYPHLEESYRFAELVFPLLGKGRASTSEQALTGPFGEVIANGLLPKVSQS from the coding sequence ATGAACGTTTTCTGGTTTATCCCGACCCACGGCGACAGTCGCTACCTCGGTACTTCGCAGGGCGCACGTCCGGTCAATTTCGACTACATGAAGCAGATTGCGGTCGCCGCCGACACGCTCGGCTATGACGGCGTGTTGCTGCCGACGGGGCGATCCTGCGAAGACGCCTGGGTAGTCGCATCGAGCTTGCTTGGCTTCACCCAGCGCCTGAAGTTCCTGGTGGCGATCCGCCCCGGCCTGAGCGCCCCAGGGCTGGCCATTCGCATGGCCTCGACTTTCGACCGCCTGTCCAACGGCCGTCTGCTGATCAATGTCGTCACCGGCGGCGACCAGGCGGAGCTGGAAGCTGACGGCTTGTTTGCGGAACATGCCGAGCGTTATGAGATTTCCTCGGAATTTCTCAAGGTCTGGCGTGGCGCCTTGTCCGGTGAAGGCGGCGAGGGTGGTTACAATTTCATCGGCAAGCATATCAAGGTCAAGGGAGCGAAGACGCTTTATCCGCCGATACAGAAACCGTATCCGCCTTTGTATTTCGGCGGCTCATCGGAACCGGCGCATGAGTTGGCGGCGGAACAGGTGGATGTGTATCTGACCTGGGGAGAACCTCCGGCGGCGGTCGCTGAAAAGATTGCAGATATCCGCGCCCGCGCCGCCAAGCATGGCCGCACAGTACGCTTCGGAATTCGCCTGCACGTGATTGTGCGGGAGACCAGCCAGGCCGCCTGGGCTGCGGCTGAGGAGCTGATCAGCCATGTCGACGACGATGTCATCGCCCGGGCGCAGGCAGCTTTTTCCAAGATGGATTCGGAGGGCCAGCGGCGCATGGCGGCATTGCATGGCGGCCGGCGCGACAAGCTGGAAGTCTCGCCCAACCTGTGGGCCGGTGTCGGCCTGGTGCGCGGCGGCGCCGGCACCGCATTGGTGGGCGATGCGGAAACCGTCGCGGCGCGGATGCAGGAATATGCCGATCTGGGGATCGATACTTTCATCCTGTCCGGCTATCCGCATCTGGAAGAATCCTATCGCTTCGCCGAACTGGTATTTCCGTTGTTGGGCAAAGGCCGTGCGTCGACCAGCGAACAGGCGTTGACCGGACCGTTTGGCGAAGTCATCGCCAACGGCTTGCTGCCGAAAGTATCGCAAAGCTGA
- the ssuC gene encoding aliphatic sulfonate ABC transporter permease SsuC, translating to MSAIITNNAATASTHKPKAAATRKGRGAEVWKERLLPWLLPVALILAWEFAARVGWLSSRILPEPWAVARAAWSLTVSGELWTHVRISAWRAISGFAVGGGLGLLLGLLTGTFKQAETLLDTSIQMIRNIPALALIPLVILWFGIDESSKLFLVSIGVFFPVYLNTFHGIRSVDKGLIEMARSYGLSGWPLYRDVILPGALPSILVGVRFALGLVWVLLIVAETISAQAGIGYMTMNAREFLQTDVVLVGILLYALLGKLADMLARGLERYWLRWHPGYQ from the coding sequence ATGAGCGCAATCATTACAAACAATGCTGCGACGGCGTCGACGCATAAGCCGAAGGCCGCTGCGACGCGGAAAGGCCGCGGCGCGGAGGTCTGGAAAGAGCGTCTGCTGCCATGGCTGTTGCCGGTGGCGTTGATCCTGGCATGGGAATTCGCTGCCAGGGTTGGCTGGCTGTCGAGCCGGATCTTGCCGGAGCCTTGGGCGGTGGCGCGCGCCGCCTGGTCGCTGACCGTCTCCGGCGAACTGTGGACCCATGTCCGCATCAGCGCCTGGCGTGCAATTTCGGGCTTTGCGGTGGGCGGCGGTCTCGGTTTGCTATTGGGCCTGTTGACGGGAACGTTCAAGCAGGCGGAAACCCTGCTCGATACCAGTATCCAGATGATCCGCAACATTCCTGCGCTGGCGTTGATTCCGCTGGTGATCCTGTGGTTCGGCATCGATGAGTCGTCGAAGCTTTTTTTGGTATCGATAGGCGTGTTCTTTCCGGTGTACCTGAATACTTTTCACGGCATCCGTTCCGTCGACAAAGGATTGATCGAAATGGCCAGGAGCTACGGCCTGTCCGGCTGGCCTTTGTACCGTGACGTAATCTTGCCGGGCGCCTTGCCGTCGATCCTGGTGGGCGTGCGTTTCGCGCTGGGGCTGGTATGGGTGTTGCTGATCGTCGCGGAAACTATTTCGGCGCAAGCCGGCATCGGCTACATGACGATGAATGCGCGAGAGTTCTTGCAGACCGATGTGGTGCTGGTCGGGATATTACTGTACGCCTTGCTGGGCAAGCTGGCCGACATGCTGGCGCGTGGCCTTGAACGTTATTGGTTGCGCTGGCATCCGGGATATCAGTGA
- a CDS encoding sulfonate ABC transporter substrate-binding protein, translating into MKNTIVFRRRFLKKIRVALLLAASAILPLQNVHAQPETDKKEPEQIRIGFQKSAVNLVVLKQRNTLEQRFKSSKIVWLEFPAGPQLLEALSAGSLDFGLTGDSPPVFAQAANKDLLYVGAEPPKPESSAILVQAASPIKTLADLKGKRIALQKGSSAHFLLVQAVKKAGLAWTDMQPIYLAPADARAAFERGSVDAWAIWDPYYGAAELSFKPRVLSTGRGLSNNNSFYLASRNFAESYPGTVLNLLDELTKADRYVQQNRKEVAQLIADVSGLNLTTVQLFLSRRSNPSPTTVIDPAMVADQQRVADNFKEIGLIPRAVKVADIVWYPKNAAIAKQ; encoded by the coding sequence ATGAAAAACACCATCGTTTTCCGTCGGCGCTTTCTGAAAAAAATTCGCGTGGCCTTGCTGCTGGCAGCGAGCGCTATCTTGCCGTTGCAGAATGTGCATGCCCAACCGGAGACAGATAAAAAAGAGCCGGAGCAGATACGCATCGGCTTCCAAAAGAGTGCAGTCAACCTGGTGGTGCTGAAGCAACGCAACACGCTGGAGCAACGCTTCAAAAGCAGCAAGATCGTCTGGCTGGAATTTCCCGCCGGTCCGCAATTGCTGGAAGCCTTGTCGGCCGGCAGCCTGGATTTCGGCCTGACCGGCGACAGTCCGCCGGTATTTGCACAAGCGGCCAACAAAGACTTGCTGTACGTCGGCGCGGAGCCGCCGAAGCCGGAAAGTTCGGCGATCCTGGTGCAAGCCGCTTCCCCGATAAAGACGCTGGCAGATCTCAAGGGCAAACGGATCGCCTTGCAAAAAGGTTCCAGCGCCCACTTCCTGCTGGTGCAGGCAGTGAAAAAAGCCGGTCTCGCATGGACCGATATGCAGCCGATTTACCTGGCGCCGGCTGATGCACGTGCAGCGTTTGAGCGTGGCAGCGTCGATGCATGGGCTATCTGGGATCCTTACTACGGCGCCGCCGAACTGAGCTTCAAGCCGCGTGTGCTCAGCACTGGCCGTGGTTTGTCGAATAACAATTCTTTCTATCTGGCGTCGCGCAATTTTGCCGAAAGCTATCCTGGCACAGTGTTGAATTTGCTGGACGAGTTGACCAAAGCCGACCGCTACGTGCAACAGAACCGCAAGGAAGTGGCGCAACTGATCGCCGATGTCAGCGGCTTGAACCTGACTACCGTGCAGCTATTCCTGAGCCGTCGTTCCAACCCTTCGCCGACCACCGTGATCGATCCTGCCATGGTGGCAGACCAACAACGGGTTGCCGACAATTTCAAGGAGATCGGCCTGATTCCGCGTGCCGTCAAGGTGGCCGACATCGTCTGGTATCCGAAGAACGCAGCCATCGCCAAACAATAA